The Mucilaginibacter mallensis genome has a segment encoding these proteins:
- a CDS encoding asparagine synthetase B, with the protein MKHRLKNLPAFTFLLLALSLFSQITRAASILIPMDDEQKDHLKSYGIAFWVLKNGEEVDWLLNYRGGSFMTKYDKKIEDECKIRGVSYEVITDAKENEIVTEVSDPSVNMDIVKLEKAPRMAVYSPKDKLPWDDAVTLVLKYAEIPYDVVYDEEVIRGDLPKYDWLHLHHEDFTGQYSKFYGGFRYAQWYNDDVRNQEAMAHKLGFKKVSQMKLAVAEHIRDFCAGGGFLFAMCSGTDTFDIALAAHNTDICESMFDGDAADPDAQSKLDFSQTFAFQNFTLDMNPLSHSFSNIDVTPTRQIDQAHDFFTLFDFSAKWDVVPSMLTQDHDKVIKGFMGLTTAFNESKLKPGVIIMGEMKTANEARYIHGEYGKGQWTFYGGHDPEDYQHMVGDPPTDLKLHPNSPGYRLILNNVLFPAARKKKQKT; encoded by the coding sequence ATGAAGCATCGCCTTAAAAATCTTCCTGCTTTCACCTTTCTGCTTTTGGCTTTAAGCCTTTTCTCCCAAATAACAAGGGCTGCTTCTATCCTTATCCCTATGGATGATGAGCAAAAGGATCACCTGAAATCGTATGGTATCGCTTTTTGGGTACTCAAGAATGGTGAGGAGGTAGATTGGCTGCTCAACTACCGCGGTGGCAGTTTCATGACTAAGTACGACAAAAAGATTGAGGACGAATGCAAGATACGCGGCGTTAGCTATGAAGTTATTACCGATGCCAAGGAAAATGAAATAGTTACCGAGGTAAGCGATCCATCCGTTAATATGGATATTGTAAAGCTGGAGAAAGCCCCACGCATGGCCGTTTACTCACCAAAAGATAAGTTGCCTTGGGATGATGCCGTGACATTGGTGCTAAAATATGCTGAGATACCTTATGATGTAGTGTACGATGAGGAAGTAATCCGCGGCGATTTGCCCAAGTACGACTGGCTACACCTGCACCATGAGGACTTTACAGGGCAATACAGCAAGTTTTACGGCGGTTTCAGGTATGCGCAATGGTATAATGATGATGTGCGCAATCAGGAGGCTATGGCGCATAAGCTGGGCTTTAAAAAGGTATCGCAAATGAAGCTGGCAGTAGCTGAACATATCCGTGATTTTTGTGCGGGTGGCGGCTTCCTGTTCGCCATGTGTTCAGGTACCGACACTTTTGATATAGCCCTCGCAGCCCATAACACCGATATTTGCGAGAGCATGTTTGATGGTGATGCCGCCGACCCCGACGCACAATCGAAATTGGATTTCAGTCAGACTTTCGCCTTTCAGAATTTTACGCTGGACATGAACCCGCTATCGCACAGTTTCAGCAATATTGATGTTACCCCCACCCGACAGATTGACCAGGCGCATGATTTTTTTACCTTGTTTGATTTTTCGGCCAAGTGGGATGTGGTACCCAGCATGCTCACACAGGATCATGATAAAGTTATCAAAGGATTTATGGGCCTAACCACAGCTTTTAACGAAAGTAAGCTTAAACCCGGTGTAATTATTATGGGCGAAATGAAAACCGCTAACGAGGCCCGCTATATCCACGGTGAATACGGCAAAGGCCAATGGACGTTCTACGGTGGTCACGATCCTGAAGATTACCAGCACATGGTAGGCGACCCGCCAACCGATCTCAAGCTCCACCCCAACTCTCCCGGATACCGGCTCATACTAAATAATGTGCTGTTCCCCGCAGCAAGGAAGAAAAAGCAGAAAACCTAG
- a CDS encoding DUF5606 family protein: MNLQGIVAVSGKPGLWKALSQNKTGFILESLDAQKTKLVANLSTAKLAALDEITIFGYDDDIKLTDIFARIKAAQNVPDAKVDGKKLREFFNEVAPDHDEEKVYASDMKKVISWYHLLKDMPFFKEEEAAAEPLVEEVAPVEGEKPAVVKVKKAPVTTAPKAVTKQPAPKAASKPKAVSKPRRAE, encoded by the coding sequence ATGAACCTACAGGGAATTGTAGCCGTATCCGGCAAACCAGGATTGTGGAAAGCACTGTCGCAAAATAAAACAGGCTTTATTTTAGAGAGTTTGGACGCGCAAAAAACTAAACTGGTTGCAAACCTTTCAACAGCCAAATTAGCTGCTTTAGATGAGATAACCATTTTTGGTTATGACGATGATATTAAGTTAACAGATATTTTTGCGCGTATTAAAGCGGCTCAAAATGTGCCTGATGCTAAGGTTGACGGTAAAAAACTTAGAGAGTTTTTTAATGAAGTAGCGCCTGACCATGACGAGGAAAAAGTTTATGCCTCTGATATGAAAAAGGTGATATCCTGGTATCATTTGTTAAAGGATATGCCTTTCTTTAAAGAGGAAGAAGCGGCGGCAGAACCTCTAGTCGAAGAGGTTGCACCTGTTGAGGGTGAAAAACCTGCAGTGGTTAAAGTTAAAAAAGCGCCTGTAACTACTGCTCCTAAAGCGGTAACAAAACAACCGGCACCAAAAGCTGCTTCAAAGCCTAAGGCTGTTAGTA
- a CDS encoding peptidylprolyl isomerase produces MSKAIIKTEKGDMTVEFYDNDAPIAVANFKKLAKSGFYDNVTFHRVIPNFMIQGGDPTGTGAGGPGYKIDCELTGENQYHDRGVLSMAHAGRNTGGSQFFICHSRANTAHLDRNHTCFGKVIENVDVVDDIRQGDKILNIEVIED; encoded by the coding sequence ATGAGTAAAGCAATTATCAAAACCGAAAAAGGCGACATGACTGTCGAGTTTTATGATAACGACGCGCCTATTGCAGTGGCGAATTTTAAAAAACTGGCTAAATCAGGATTTTATGATAATGTAACTTTCCACAGGGTGATACCTAACTTTATGATACAGGGTGGCGACCCAACCGGTACAGGTGCTGGTGGCCCCGGTTACAAAATTGATTGTGAATTAACAGGCGAGAACCAATACCATGATCGTGGTGTATTATCAATGGCTCATGCTGGTCGTAATACAGGTGGTTCACAGTTCTTTATCTGCCATAGCCGTGCTAACACCGCGCATTTAGACCGTAACCATACCTGCTTTGGTAAGGTGATTGAAAATGTTGATGTTGTTGACGATATCCGCCAGGGCGATAAAATTTTAAACATCGAAGTAATAGAAGATTAA